One genomic segment of Pedobacter endophyticus includes these proteins:
- a CDS encoding putative sensor domain DACNV-containing protein — protein sequence MSYKPTYKAANTVAAKIEHHFVKLHANAAAQGELDLATLPDQKTIEALIDVAFWSSLRKEEGHSPRISIAFLPPSQTSKPLRFAKSLPLNATTLTKIAPGVERSGIHVGVWEEDGELYVWGTTLNIPNFCFVVDVSEPGLIVIKHRRIYGIGKYTNVAVLKGEQIRIVDDTSCTNRDCPPILKALLDLTVLASWNDPINILIQFSVSMRSHGRGGALLIVPKDDSKWEESIIHPIQYLVKPPFCGLSNLAKQSGNQSEIFSQGALRREVEHLAGLTAVDGATIINEQFDLIAFGAKIGRAKGKPTVEQIAFSEPIVGGEDKILYPGQLGGTRHFSVAQFVNDQPQAIGLVASQDGHFTIFSWSKLQNMVMAHRIETLLL from the coding sequence ATGAGTTACAAGCCCACTTATAAGGCAGCAAATACCGTTGCGGCAAAAATTGAACATCATTTTGTTAAGTTGCATGCAAATGCAGCAGCGCAGGGGGAGCTCGATTTGGCAACACTGCCAGACCAAAAAACAATTGAGGCGTTAATTGATGTTGCTTTTTGGTCGAGCTTACGAAAAGAGGAGGGACATTCGCCCCGCATTTCCATCGCTTTTTTGCCGCCTTCGCAAACTTCTAAACCATTAAGGTTTGCCAAATCGTTGCCATTAAATGCAACCACCCTCACCAAAATCGCTCCAGGGGTAGAGCGTTCGGGGATTCACGTTGGCGTTTGGGAGGAAGATGGAGAGCTGTATGTTTGGGGAACGACATTAAATATTCCGAACTTTTGCTTTGTGGTCGATGTTTCTGAACCGGGGCTAATCGTAATTAAACACCGCCGGATTTACGGCATTGGCAAATACACCAATGTTGCTGTTTTAAAAGGTGAACAAATTAGAATTGTCGACGATACTTCGTGCACCAACCGCGATTGCCCGCCAATTTTAAAGGCGCTGTTGGATTTGACGGTTCTGGCAAGTTGGAACGATCCGATAAATATCTTGATCCAATTTTCGGTTTCCATGCGTAGTCATGGTCGCGGCGGCGCTTTGCTCATCGTTCCAAAAGATGATTCGAAATGGGAGGAATCGATCATTCATCCAATACAATACCTGGTTAAGCCTCCGTTTTGCGGCTTATCCAATCTCGCTAAGCAAAGTGGCAATCAGAGCGAAATTTTCTCTCAGGGCGCATTGCGTCGCGAGGTGGAGCATTTGGCGGGTTTAACCGCTGTAGATGGTGCTACGATAATTAACGAACAATTCGACCTTATCGCTTTTGGCGCTAAAATAGGTCGTGCCAAAGGCAAGCCGACGGTTGAGCAGATTGCTTTTTCAGAACCGATTGTTGGTGGCGAAGATAAGATTCTCTATCCCGGCCAACTAGGTGGAACGAGGCATTTTTCGGTAGCGCAGTTTGTTAACGATCAACCACAGGCCATTGGTTTGGTGGCTTCGCAAGATGGGCATTTCACCATTTTTAGTTGGAGTAAACTGCAAAATATGGTCATGGCGCATCGCATTGAAACATTATTATTGTAA
- a CDS encoding DUF3822 family protein translates to MSNNSLLLVDPKFKPDSSVDCHLLLKITNDSFSYAIVNKDTEQIHVIFDKQGSENIEFDLKSAFETDSYLSQKYGTIKAAVHTQNFVFIPDDWFNADNLSVYSHFLRADGKINSKHHREQGFNTLFILANKIEDNLPAGTVIFPQSSPLLALSNHISGDALLIDFTASSFNVLYARQGKTNFQNHYEAENTDEFNYFLLLIIEQLGLDESVPVYLQGIIDEDDNNYKTLLKYFNNLYFFLPAGKQNSELLDDMPKHYFSGLLALDLCE, encoded by the coding sequence ATGAGCAACAACAGCCTCTTATTGGTCGACCCGAAATTCAAACCTGATTCATCAGTGGATTGCCATTTATTGTTGAAGATAACCAATGATAGCTTTTCTTACGCCATCGTTAATAAAGACACGGAGCAGATTCATGTTATTTTCGATAAACAAGGTTCGGAAAATATTGAGTTCGATTTGAAATCTGCATTCGAAACCGATAGCTACCTGTCGCAAAAATACGGCACCATAAAAGCAGCGGTACATACTCAAAATTTTGTTTTCATTCCTGATGATTGGTTCAACGCAGATAACCTTTCTGTTTACTCGCATTTTCTCAGGGCCGACGGAAAAATCAATAGCAAACACCACCGCGAACAGGGTTTTAATACGCTCTTTATATTAGCTAATAAAATTGAGGATAACCTGCCTGCAGGTACGGTTATTTTCCCTCAATCGTCGCCCCTATTGGCGCTGTCTAATCATATCTCAGGCGATGCGCTATTGATTGACTTCACTGCATCATCTTTCAATGTATTGTATGCCAGGCAAGGGAAAACCAATTTTCAAAACCATTACGAAGCCGAAAACACCGACGAATTTAATTACTTCCTATTGCTCATTATCGAGCAACTGGGCTTAGATGAGTCCGTTCCAGTATATCTGCAGGGCATTATTGATGAGGATGACAACAATTACAAAACCTTGCTAAAATATTTCAATAACCTGTATTTCTTTCTTCCTGCCGGAAAACAAAACAGTGAACTTTTAGACGATATGCCTAAGCACTATTTCAGCGGACTACTTGCCTTGGATTTATGCGAATAA
- the rsmD gene encoding 16S rRNA (guanine(966)-N(2))-methyltransferase RsmD, translating into MRIIGGKLKGIRLQPPANLPVRPTTDMAKEALFNILNNRFDFENCAVLDLFCGTGNLTFEFASRGAESVLAIDMDYGCVNWVKTTAKKYEFNQVDVRKGDVFKLLKQMTGNYDLIFADPPYNMPNIPQIPVMVKEQQLLKPDGLLVVEHQSNMKLNSQPGYTETRKYGNSSFSFFEYLAAD; encoded by the coding sequence ATGCGAATAATTGGTGGTAAATTAAAAGGTATCCGCTTGCAGCCGCCTGCAAATTTGCCTGTGCGCCCAACAACCGACATGGCCAAAGAGGCGCTTTTTAACATTTTGAACAATAGATTTGATTTTGAAAATTGCGCCGTGCTCGATTTATTTTGCGGCACCGGAAACCTGACTTTCGAGTTTGCCTCGCGTGGCGCAGAAAGTGTTTTAGCCATCGACATGGATTATGGCTGCGTAAACTGGGTTAAAACCACCGCAAAAAAATATGAATTTAATCAAGTCGATGTTCGTAAAGGCGATGTTTTCAAGCTTTTAAAACAGATGACTGGCAATTACGATCTTATCTTTGCCGATCCTCCGTACAACATGCCCAATATTCCACAAATTCCGGTTATGGTGAAAGAACAGCAACTGCTCAAGCCCGACGGCCTTTTAGTTGTAGAGCATCAAAGCAACATGAAACTAAATAGCCAGCCGGGCTACACAGAAACCCGCAAGTACGGAAACTCATCGTTTAGTTTTTTCGAGTACCTGGCCGCTGATTGA
- the coaD gene encoding pantetheine-phosphate adenylyltransferase, with the protein MKIALFPGSFDPITIAHVNILQRATPLFDKIVIGIGLNSAKQNFLTAEQRLQILETVFKGYQNIEIQTYEGLTVNFCRKIKATYMVRGIRSASDFEYERAIAQINQTMMPDVETILLLSKPEYSAISSTIVRDILRNHGDVSPFVPKEALNFL; encoded by the coding sequence ATGAAGATAGCGCTATTTCCAGGTTCATTTGATCCGATAACCATCGCCCATGTAAACATATTGCAGCGTGCCACTCCCCTATTCGATAAAATCGTAATTGGCATCGGGTTAAATAGCGCTAAGCAAAACTTCCTCACGGCCGAACAGCGTTTACAGATCCTTGAAACGGTTTTTAAGGGCTATCAAAATATCGAAATCCAAACTTACGAGGGCCTAACCGTTAATTTCTGTAGAAAAATTAAGGCCACCTATATGGTTCGCGGAATCCGGTCGGCATCCGATTTTGAGTACGAACGTGCCATTGCTCAAATCAACCAAACCATGATGCCCGATGTAGAGACTATTCTGCTTTTGAGCAAACCAGAATATTCAGCCATCAGCTCAACAATCGTTCGCGACATTTTACGAAATCACGGCGATGTAAGTCCGTTTGTCCCAAAAGAAGCACTGAACTTTTTATAA
- a CDS encoding RNA polymerase sigma factor: MERIETIFLSLINQHKGIIHKVSKMYMNDVEDQRDLFQEIVMQLWKAYPTFKGNSKFSTWMYRVALNTALIYFKKDNRKVDKTPLDENVDIVDVNESDAREEKLAYLYKAVQQLNPVEKALIFLFLENQSHREIAENLGISEINARVKLNRTKEKLQLIIKKNGYEF; the protein is encoded by the coding sequence GTGGAACGAATTGAGACCATATTTTTATCGCTGATCAATCAGCATAAAGGGATTATACATAAAGTTTCTAAAATGTATATGAACGATGTTGAAGACCAGCGAGATTTGTTTCAGGAGATTGTTATGCAGCTTTGGAAAGCCTATCCCACCTTCAAGGGAAACAGCAAATTCTCAACCTGGATGTATCGCGTCGCCTTAAATACTGCATTAATATATTTTAAAAAAGACAATCGAAAGGTAGATAAAACTCCGCTCGATGAAAACGTCGACATCGTTGATGTAAACGAAAGCGATGCCAGGGAAGAAAAACTGGCCTATCTCTACAAAGCCGTTCAGCAGTTAAACCCAGTTGAAAAAGCATTGATTTTTCTCTTTCTCGAAAATCAGTCGCATAGAGAAATCGCCGAAAACCTGGGCATCAGCGAGATAAATGCAAGGGTAAAACTCAACAGAACCAAAGAAAAATTACAGCTCATTATAAAGAAAAACGGTTATGAATTTTGA
- a CDS encoding MFS transporter: protein MFKPILNTYKASFSGLTRETWLLSSVMMFNRFGSMAVPFMGLYVTQSLHRSETDAGLIITLFGVGSILGSLTGGKLTDVIGFRPVQILSSIIGGLLFILFSTIDHFFTLCLLAVVISFFSEAFRPANFTAVAHYAKKKNITRAYSLNRLATNIGWSAGISMAGIIASINYKLLFIVEGGVSILVGLSILFLLPKVKGFIKTAKANRSTMVIKKPWQDPFYIKFILITTIFITSAFLMFRVVPVFFKEQWHINEAAIGVIIGLNGAIIALFEMVMINKIENRRSPIFFIIIGAILFAVSYLILSVPFALHVTMAVLTVVIFTIGEMFVLPFINTVVINSSNEHNRGLYAAGYTLSWSIAQVLGPLSGFFIAKHLGYNMLWFGEACILLLCAYAFSMLGKASVKAILNTDQA, encoded by the coding sequence ATGTTTAAACCTATCCTTAATACCTATAAAGCTTCATTTAGCGGACTAACCAGAGAAACCTGGCTTTTGAGCAGTGTAATGATGTTTAACAGGTTTGGAAGCATGGCCGTTCCGTTTATGGGCCTTTATGTTACCCAAAGCTTGCACCGTTCAGAAACCGACGCCGGGTTAATTATTACACTTTTCGGGGTAGGTTCAATTCTCGGTTCGCTTACCGGGGGCAAACTTACCGATGTTATTGGCTTTAGGCCAGTACAAATACTATCATCAATAATTGGCGGCTTACTTTTTATTCTTTTTTCAACCATCGATCATTTTTTTACACTTTGCCTGTTGGCTGTCGTCATCAGCTTTTTTTCAGAAGCCTTTAGGCCAGCCAATTTCACCGCCGTAGCGCACTACGCTAAAAAAAAGAACATCACACGAGCCTATTCATTAAACAGGTTGGCAACCAATATCGGCTGGTCGGCAGGGATTAGCATGGCCGGAATAATTGCGTCAATCAATTACAAATTGCTCTTTATTGTTGAGGGCGGCGTGAGCATTCTGGTTGGCCTTTCTATACTTTTCTTGCTCCCAAAGGTGAAGGGATTTATAAAGACTGCTAAAGCGAACCGCAGCACAATGGTGATTAAAAAGCCCTGGCAAGATCCTTTTTACATCAAATTTATCCTCATCACCACTATTTTTATCACTTCCGCATTTCTAATGTTTAGGGTTGTTCCTGTATTTTTTAAAGAACAATGGCACATTAACGAAGCCGCAATCGGTGTAATTATCGGTTTAAACGGCGCTATAATTGCCCTATTCGAAATGGTTATGATCAATAAGATCGAAAACAGAAGATCGCCAATTTTTTTCATCATTATCGGTGCCATTTTGTTTGCGGTTTCCTATCTTATACTGAGCGTACCCTTTGCCCTACACGTAACCATGGCCGTGCTTACCGTTGTTATTTTTACCATCGGCGAAATGTTCGTTTTGCCATTTATTAACACCGTTGTAATTAACAGCAGTAACGAACATAACCGCGGCCTATACGCTGCTGGCTACACCCTAAGCTGGTCAATTGCCCAGGTTTTAGGCCCATTAAGCGGCTTTTTTATCGCGAAGCATCTTGGCTACAACATGCTATGGTTTGGCGAAGCCTGCATTTTGTTGCTCTGCGCTTACGCCTTCAGTATGCTCGGAAAAGCGAGTGTCAAGGCCATTTTAAATACCGATCAGGCATAA
- a CDS encoding glycoside hydrolase family 43 protein: MKYILSSLLLVAGLGAFAQSSKTIKQSGNPIFPGWYADPDAAIFNNKYWVYPTYSAKYKEQVFLDAFSSDDLVNWKKHPHIVDTAAIKWANKAMWAPAIVQKDKKYYLFFGANDIQSDNEIGGIGVAVADKPEGPYKDHLGKPLVDKFHNGAQPIDQFVFKDKDGQYYLIYGGWRHCNIAKLNNDFSGFVPFPDGTIFKEITPDKYVEGPYMFIKNGKYYFMWSEGGWTGPDYAVAYAVSDSPFGPFKREGVILKQDPAIATGAGHNSLIINEKKGTYYIVYHRRPLTETDGNHRATCIDEMKFDADGKILPVKITNEGVKAQKVK; encoded by the coding sequence ATGAAATACATCTTATCATCTCTTTTACTTGTAGCGGGCCTTGGTGCTTTTGCTCAAAGTAGTAAAACGATTAAGCAATCTGGAAACCCAATATTTCCGGGTTGGTACGCAGATCCGGACGCTGCAATTTTTAACAATAAGTACTGGGTTTATCCGACCTATTCGGCCAAGTACAAAGAGCAGGTTTTTTTGGATGCTTTCTCTTCTGACGACCTGGTAAATTGGAAAAAGCACCCGCACATTGTAGATACGGCAGCCATTAAATGGGCAAATAAAGCCATGTGGGCGCCAGCAATTGTTCAAAAAGATAAAAAATACTACCTGTTTTTCGGCGCAAACGATATTCAAAGTGATAATGAAATCGGCGGTATTGGTGTAGCAGTAGCCGATAAGCCCGAAGGGCCTTATAAAGATCATTTGGGTAAGCCACTGGTTGATAAATTTCATAATGGTGCGCAACCAATTGACCAGTTTGTATTTAAAGATAAAGACGGCCAATACTATTTAATTTACGGTGGATGGAGACACTGCAACATTGCGAAGTTGAATAACGATTTCTCGGGCTTCGTGCCTTTTCCCGACGGAACAATTTTTAAGGAAATAACACCTGATAAATATGTTGAAGGGCCTTACATGTTTATCAAAAATGGCAAATACTACTTTATGTGGAGCGAAGGTGGTTGGACTGGCCCTGATTATGCTGTGGCGTACGCGGTTAGCGATTCGCCGTTCGGACCTTTTAAACGTGAGGGTGTAATTTTGAAACAAGATCCTGCAATTGCAACAGGCGCAGGTCATAATTCGCTCATTATTAACGAAAAAAAGGGTACATATTATATTGTTTATCATCGCCGCCCATTAACGGAAACTGACGGAAACCACAGAGCTACGTGTATTGATGAGATGAAATTTGATGCGGATGGAAAAATTCTGCCTGTAAAGATTACGAATGAGGGCGTAAAAGCACAAAAAGTTAAGTAA
- a CDS encoding dipeptidase, with protein sequence MQEIKNYVETHKQRFLDELFELLRFPSVSADPKYKGDVLKTADYVAQKLKDAGADHVEICPTAGYPIVYGEKIVDASLPTVLIYGHYDVQPADPLELWHTPPFEPTVRDGKIYARGACDDKGQFYMHVKAFELMMETNTLACNVKFMIEGEEEVGSANLGIFVKANAERLKADVVLISDTSMISMEHPSIETGLRGLAYMEVEVVGPNRDLHSGVYGGAVANPATILCKMIASLHDENNHITIPAFYDKVVELTEEEKNALNSAPYDEAEYKKDLDIEEVWGEKGYSTLERTGTRPTLEVNGIWSGYIGEGAKTVLPSKANAKISMRLVPNQSSEEIAEIFAKHFESIAPKNVKVKVTPHHGGEPVVTPTDSVAYQAAEKAIEASFGKKAIPTRGGGSIPIVALFEDVLGIKSVLFGFGLDSDALHSPNEKYDIYNYYKGIETLPLFHKYFAELSK encoded by the coding sequence ATGCAAGAGATTAAAAATTATGTAGAAACGCACAAACAACGCTTTTTAGATGAGCTGTTCGAACTACTGCGTTTTCCATCGGTTAGTGCTGATCCGAAATATAAAGGTGATGTTTTAAAAACTGCCGATTACGTTGCACAAAAATTAAAGGATGCCGGTGCAGATCATGTAGAGATTTGCCCAACTGCAGGTTACCCAATTGTTTATGGCGAGAAGATTGTAGATGCATCTTTACCAACCGTTTTAATTTATGGTCATTACGATGTTCAACCCGCAGATCCGTTGGAATTGTGGCATACCCCTCCGTTTGAACCCACCGTTCGCGATGGGAAAATATACGCCCGTGGCGCTTGCGATGATAAAGGTCAGTTTTACATGCACGTCAAGGCATTTGAATTGATGATGGAAACCAATACGTTGGCTTGCAACGTTAAGTTTATGATCGAGGGCGAAGAAGAAGTAGGCTCTGCCAACCTTGGCATTTTTGTTAAGGCAAACGCTGAGCGGTTAAAAGCCGATGTGGTACTTATTTCTGATACTTCGATGATTAGCATGGAGCATCCATCAATCGAAACCGGCCTGCGTGGCTTAGCTTATATGGAAGTAGAAGTGGTGGGACCCAATCGCGATTTACATTCGGGTGTTTATGGTGGTGCGGTAGCTAATCCGGCTACTATTTTATGTAAAATGATTGCTTCTTTACACGATGAAAATAACCACATTACCATCCCGGCGTTCTATGATAAAGTTGTTGAATTGACAGAGGAGGAAAAAAACGCCTTAAATTCTGCACCTTATGATGAGGCAGAATACAAAAAGGATCTTGATATTGAAGAAGTTTGGGGCGAAAAAGGATATTCGACTTTAGAACGTACCGGAACGCGACCTACTTTAGAGGTTAACGGAATTTGGAGCGGCTACATCGGCGAAGGTGCCAAAACCGTATTGCCAAGTAAGGCCAACGCTAAAATTTCGATGCGTTTAGTGCCAAATCAAAGTTCAGAAGAAATTGCCGAAATTTTTGCAAAGCATTTCGAAAGCATTGCACCTAAAAATGTTAAGGTAAAAGTAACGCCTCATCACGGTGGCGAGCCCGTAGTTACACCAACCGATAGTGTGGCTTATCAAGCGGCTGAAAAGGCCATTGAGGCTAGTTTTGGCAAAAAAGCAATTCCGACACGTGGTGGCGGCAGTATTCCGATTGTGGCCTTGTTCGAAGATGTTTTAGGGATTAAATCAGTGCTTTTTGGCTTCGGTTTAGATAGCGATGCGCTGCATTCGCCAAACGAGAAATACGATATTTACAACTATTATAAAGGCATCGAAACTTTACCACTCTTTCACAAATACTTTGCTGAATTGAGTAAATAA
- a CDS encoding PH domain-containing protein, with protein MSAETFTNEAIDIDALPKYEEILLNKPHRDYLKIIFIGFTIYFVVFGVAVGLGVTFIDELKPHALLIFLVYVGFMALLILLLVAGFKKRGYAIRTKDVIYKSGIIAESTTIVPLNRIQHIELNEGVFSRMFKVGTLQLFSAGGQSGHLNIAGIPIEQAKGIRDLLLKQLEGLDNQPTDL; from the coding sequence ATGTCTGCCGAAACCTTTACAAACGAAGCTATCGATATTGATGCGCTGCCCAAATACGAAGAAATTTTGTTGAATAAGCCTCATCGGGATTACCTGAAGATCATATTTATCGGTTTTACGATCTATTTCGTCGTTTTTGGTGTTGCAGTCGGTTTAGGCGTAACTTTTATCGACGAACTTAAGCCGCATGCCCTTTTAATCTTCTTGGTATATGTTGGCTTTATGGCATTATTGATTTTGCTTTTGGTTGCAGGTTTTAAAAAACGAGGCTACGCAATCAGAACGAAGGATGTAATTTACAAAAGTGGAATTATTGCAGAGTCGACAACGATTGTTCCGCTCAACCGGATTCAGCATATAGAGCTCAATGAGGGGGTTTTTTCGAGGATGTTCAAAGTTGGCACCTTACAGCTATTTAGTGCTGGCGGACAAAGCGGGCATTTGAACATTGCGGGCATACCGATTGAACAGGCAAAAGGCATTAGAGATTTGCTTTTAAAGCAACTTGAGGGATTAGACAACCAACCGACGGATTTGTAA
- a CDS encoding PH domain-containing protein → MERDFSKPQRESAFGIIIMAAHTVLKVGRALFFFLIYAFVKMSASNAAYVLLGAAVIFVLCVIYGYLWYLKFTFFLDKEKEEFVINKGVLNRDQVIIQLDKIQQVNINQNVLQKIIGVYGLKIDTAGANGEEVSIRAIDEASAYNLREHLLGKSLHEEAEKTELNPAKTDVPLLRISTWTLFKVGLTSNYGRSLAIILAFMFYIMQEARHIMDLFEIDKDYVKNAMLGITALFSVAVVVAVLLAILLIFNLARTFYKYFELEIIQHPHSLLLSSGLIAKKSTLISPSKVQITTFSQNYFQRKLNLLNINLRQAHFGQSKDGKEMQGNTLEIVGCNAGERDELLKMILGQIPKTDKTFIPDWRFLNLPVFFKLVLPVALFLVIALNVPEIKPFIGFAIAYIAIGFAMIYISYRKHRLAVNQNFIIKTSGIWDISNEIIQPNKIQAITTSQYPWHKGVDVGHLCLHTAAGQIRFKYGNYTQIKQLVNYWLYQVESGNENWM, encoded by the coding sequence ATGGAAAGAGATTTTAGCAAGCCGCAAAGAGAATCGGCTTTTGGTATTATTATAATGGCCGCACACACCGTGCTAAAAGTTGGCAGGGCGCTCTTCTTTTTCCTGATTTATGCCTTCGTAAAAATGAGCGCCAGCAATGCGGCTTATGTATTGCTTGGTGCAGCAGTTATCTTTGTGTTGTGCGTAATTTACGGCTACCTCTGGTATTTGAAGTTCACCTTCTTTTTAGATAAAGAGAAGGAGGAATTTGTGATCAATAAGGGTGTTTTAAACCGCGACCAGGTGATTATTCAACTGGATAAAATTCAGCAGGTAAACATTAACCAAAATGTGTTGCAGAAAATTATTGGCGTTTATGGCCTGAAGATCGACACGGCGGGCGCAAATGGCGAGGAAGTGAGCATCAGGGCGATAGATGAAGCTTCGGCCTACAATTTAAGGGAGCATTTGTTGGGTAAATCGCTTCATGAGGAAGCAGAAAAGACTGAGCTTAACCCGGCAAAAACAGATGTTCCGTTATTGAGGATCAGTACCTGGACTTTGTTTAAGGTTGGCCTAACCTCTAATTATGGGCGAAGCCTGGCCATTATACTGGCTTTTATGTTCTATATCATGCAGGAGGCCAGGCACATTATGGATTTGTTTGAAATTGATAAGGATTATGTGAAAAATGCCATGCTCGGTATTACGGCGCTATTTTCGGTAGCTGTGGTGGTGGCGGTGTTACTGGCCATTTTACTTATTTTTAATTTAGCGAGAACCTTTTACAAATATTTTGAACTCGAAATTATTCAACACCCGCACTCGCTGCTCCTCTCTTCGGGCTTAATTGCCAAAAAAAGTACATTAATTAGCCCGAGCAAGGTGCAGATCACTACTTTTAGCCAGAATTATTTTCAAAGAAAGTTAAACTTACTTAATATTAATTTGAGGCAGGCGCATTTTGGACAAAGCAAAGACGGCAAAGAAATGCAGGGAAATACGCTGGAGATTGTTGGTTGTAATGCTGGCGAACGCGATGAGCTGTTGAAAATGATTTTGGGCCAGATCCCTAAAACAGACAAAACTTTCATCCCCGATTGGCGCTTTTTAAATCTGCCCGTCTTTTTTAAACTGGTGTTGCCGGTTGCGCTTTTCTTAGTTATCGCATTGAATGTTCCTGAGATTAAACCGTTTATCGGCTTCGCAATAGCATATATAGCGATCGGCTTTGCAATGATCTACATCAGTTACCGCAAGCACCGATTGGCAGTTAACCAGAATTTCATTATCAAAACGAGCGGTATCTGGGATATCTCGAACGAAATTATACAGCCCAACAAAATACAGGCCATTACCACTTCGCAATATCCCTGGCATAAAGGTGTAGATGTGGGCCATTTATGTCTCCATACCGCAGCAGGGCAAATTCGCTTCAAGTATGGAAATTACACGCAAATTAAACAACTGGTAAATTATTGGTTGTATCAGGTTGAAAGCGGAAACGAAAATTGGATGTAG
- a CDS encoding GntR family transcriptional regulator — MKFSIDHKSPVPLHIQAEELLRDLIKDPEYATKFLPNEVDMAKQLAISRTTLRQALNKLVYEGLLIRKKGIGTKVAQVSVSSKSNNWLSFSQEMQARGIPIKNFELHISWVHPDEKLAHFFDIGTDKKVLKLERLRGRAEGPFVYFISYFHPRVGLTGDEDFKRPLYEILEKDHSVIANLSKEEISAKEADKFLATKLEIEPGKALLFRKRFVFDQADRPIEYNLGYYRADSFVYTVESRRD, encoded by the coding sequence ATGAAATTTTCGATAGACCACAAAAGCCCTGTTCCACTACACATTCAGGCAGAAGAATTACTTCGCGATTTGATTAAGGATCCGGAATATGCTACTAAGTTTCTGCCTAACGAAGTAGATATGGCCAAACAACTGGCTATTTCGAGAACCACTTTGCGGCAGGCGCTCAATAAACTGGTGTATGAGGGTCTGTTGATCAGGAAAAAAGGCATTGGCACTAAAGTAGCCCAGGTTTCGGTAAGTTCGAAATCGAACAACTGGCTCAGTTTTTCGCAAGAGATGCAAGCGAGGGGAATTCCGATCAAAAATTTCGAACTCCACATCAGCTGGGTACATCCCGACGAAAAACTTGCACACTTCTTCGACATTGGCACGGATAAAAAAGTGTTAAAACTCGAGCGCTTGCGGGGGCGTGCCGAAGGTCCGTTTGTGTATTTTATTTCTTACTTTCATCCACGCGTAGGCTTAACTGGTGATGAAGATTTTAAGCGGCCTTTGTATGAGATTCTGGAGAAAGACCACTCTGTTATTGCCAACCTATCAAAAGAGGAAATCAGCGCCAAAGAAGCCGATAAGTTTCTAGCCACTAAGCTCGAAATTGAACCGGGCAAAGCATTGCTATTCAGAAAACGCTTCGTTTTTGACCAGGCAGACCGGCCGATTGAATACAACCTGGGTTATTACCGGGCCGATAGCTTTGTTTATACAGTAGAAAGTCGCAGAGATTAA